The sequence below is a genomic window from Cicer arietinum cultivar CDC Frontier isolate Library 1 chromosome 6, Cicar.CDCFrontier_v2.0, whole genome shotgun sequence.
agtaagACACACAATATCATTTACTGCATACTTAGATTGACAGTGAGATTGATAAAATTACGATGagcatataaaattgaaaatgtcaaagagtatataaatttataaatataatttttcaaaactaatataaattatataaaatgaagaatatattatagttaaatgtacaactttaacaataaataaatgtataattaTTAGAATGAACACTTCAATAAAACCAAAAAGCTAACCAATTCatcatttagaaaatattaaagaCAAGAATTTCATCTCTAAAGTTGTAAAATCTTATGAATAGTCTCATATTTCGATATACTTTGCATGAATTGTATTAGTCAACTATGTTTTACATTTTCCTTTGTACTAAAGCAAACTtagcttatatataattattcaaaaatatatctaCCTTTAGGCACATAAATAATTGAGTATATTCTACTCtgaaacaaaaataacattacttttaaattacatattattgttattttatacacATTAATATGTTAAATGCTATCGTGCAATGCTCACGTTATCATCTAGTTTTACATTAGATTCACACAGTGTATGACTTGGATTATGCACGTATGGTTTTACACCATATATAGACATCATCTACTATGTATTCTTTTGGGTCAATTATTGTTCCACCATGCAATTTTCtttttgatatgtgtatgtctaaaccttacATGTTCATGGTTGTTGTAATATCATACTCATCTAATCCTACAACTAGTATTGATATTTACTTACATCTTTTGATTGACTATTTGAAGAGACTTTAGGCTGGTGTCTTGACATATAATATTGCTCATAAGCAGAATTTAATGATGAGAACAATTTATATGGGACCATTAAAGATTTCTCCGTTATGAGATGTTGTCAATTGAGGCAAAATTCCTTAATTAGAAATTTTAAGGAcaacaaattttaattagacaaagatttaattaattttgattttattaagcGGTCTAATCATTGCTCTTGAGTTTATTAATCTTAAGACATGTTTTTAATGAAACTTAAACAAGTTCTTAAAACGTACACATATACAAACATGATCACCATCCTCAAAATTGAAGGCGTTCATCATCAGTTTCATTAATTGAAGAACAAATGATATTTGTTGACGGCAATTAgaagaatatttttttcattattcaaataaaaagaatgtgATCCATAGTACAAAAGAACATTCTCTCATATGACACcaacaaaaaaagaatattgTGAAAGGGACAAACTAACATTGTTCGTTCGTGTGGGCAAAAATAAATTCACGTTTTATGGAGATTTTATATGTTTCTCTGTCATACTAATGTATGTTCATTAGAGTTGCGATCATTCAGAAATGAGAAAGTTGAGAAGAGAATATTATGCATTGCAAGTACAAAGGATATCACATTGAAAACTTATACATCCTACTTTACATCTCATTACATGTTGTCACAAGCTCTCTAGAGAATCATCAAGCTCCTTTATCATGTTCATACAAAGGAGGATGTATTCATACAAGCAAAGGATGATCATTAACATTCTCAAAGAAGATGATGATTACCCAAATTGTTGAGGACGCTCAAGAAACATACTCTAACACCTTGAGACATATGTCCATAATCATCTTACTACCCACCCCAACAATTTCCACATGCTTTTTAACGGCATTTCCTGCTAAAAAGAAATTGTTCACCTTCTTGATGTTGCAACTGCCACCTTAGAATATGCAGCAGCAACCTCCTCAATACTCACACCAACAAAGTCCTAATTAGTACTCCATGATGCCTCCCCCCATTGGTAGATCTTCTCATGACGGGCAGCAATCATGACATCCCctattaaataataagataGATTATTAAATAATAGTGATAAGTTACAAAAATATCCCATAAacctttagggttttgagaaTCTAACATCATCTATCTCCTCTCCCCTCCCCCTCTTCTGTCAGTCCTCTTCTCAAATTGCTCTTCCACTCTTCTCTTGGACTCTCCCTCTCAGTCGCAACGGTCAGATGTTGCTTCTTGGTCTTGATCATAGGACTATCTCAATctgtttcttatatttttcaggttcttaatattttcttcttctacttaagtaatttttctctataaataaagtaaaaaacaaatatcAGTGGTTCATGTCAGTAATAATCTTCTTATCTTTACCACAATGTAAAGGAGATTATTCAATGGTTCTTAAATCACAATCAAATTATTGATATCATATTAGAAATTACGTAATTGAAGATAGACCTTTATTAGAATTTAtactgataaaatataataaaattaatacaacgaGCGCTATATACTAATAAACTGCCTAATATTCAATgataaattaactaatataaaaatagaCAAACTCTAACACCCTAATCAGCAACTCAACTATAACAAACTATAacaaacttttatattttaaatgttgatatatgatatagtgtgatactatttgttaattgtgaattgttttaaattatgaattgttttaattaatttgtgtatttttttaggagtgacacaatgttaaaacataagaaaattgatgcatTTTTAAAGAAGAAAGTTCACGACAAAGAAAATTGCAAAGCTTCTACATCGACACTTGAAAAGCATTCTTGAAGTGATCAAATAGTTGAATCAGATGAGCAGACTTGTAAGTATGGTGTTCATGGTGCAAACATTGTACTGAAATGGACCACATTAAAGGTTTGGTTTAGTTTTTGAGAAACAAAATTTCgatatttttttcaagaaaaatagatataaaaaatcttttgataaaaaaagtttcgattattttttgaaaaaatcaaaaaaatttcaaaaaaaaatatttttgaattttatctcaaaagttttccaaaataaaagtgatcaatttttttttttttgagaaaataacggttctatatttttttttcttaattgagttttaaaaagttttaaaattgttatattgATTTTTGTAAGATCTGCATTTTCCCATTATTAATAGTTAATGAGATGcattttcttcatttaattttattaggtaattactagattttatattaattttaattattatttttggagtgcatatatttttatttaatttgactcTATATGTCGCTacttttgatttaaaataaaataaatcaaaaaataaattgaataatgcctcattataaattaattaaaataatactaataaattgataataataatagtgacatgttttgttttgtttgtttgttaaaagaataaaaatgaaaataataaaaaaggggGAAGAAGTCATGTTAAATGGGCGTGACCCATATGTCAATTACTAGTTACTAGCTACCGAGGGAGTATAAATTACAAGTaggttaataaaataaacaaaaaaaattaagtaaaaggGATAGAAAGGTGTGTCGCATACACAGAGCGAGAGAGATATTGGGGAAACaattttaagaaagaaaaagaaaatattggtTCCGGTAGTATAAAGTTGTACAACAAACTTACTCCGATTTCGTTCAAAAATTAGTATGTGGTTTATATCCTTatgcttgatttatttagatactgcattaatatttttactttctctATGACTCATTTTGATAAGacatttgattttgaaataaggATTGTTGTTGaagtaaaattgattaaatgaaGTTAGTAATATCTCTATgaagttaataataaattttcaaacgCTGCCGGAAGGTGAAAGGTCGGTGgatggcaaaatcagaatcgTTTTAGAGTTTGAGATTTAGGATTTTTGGGAATTGAGTggataaaaattaaatccaaatataaaacataaaaccgaATTATAACCATGTAATTTTAACTggatatttaaaatagatttagaTCCGATTTTAAATTTGGACCATATAACCGGATTTTTTTGCACAGCCCCACATCTAGCAGCTGTGCATTTCATCATGGTTTTGATTTAAACTGGTGAGGACTGAGGAGAATCATATCATAGTTGCAGAGAAGTTGTGTAGCTTGGTTTTTTGGTTTGAAAAATCTCACTCAATTGTGTCAAGGCTGAATCATATACGCAGAATTTTCATTTCCATATTTGAAAGGGCTAAGCTTTGTATTGGAAATTTATTGACATTTCACTCGCATATACATCTCTATAAGCTTGCTATTGTATTTTTGCTTATACTTTGTACCTTTCGTTTCTGTTTTGCATCTTGTTTCTGGTGCAATATTTTCAGCACAGCTTGTGCTTTTTgactaaaaacaaattttcataCATTTGAAGGACTAAAACAAGAAATTCATGAACTAAAACTGAAAAACAATTACACCACTTCAACCTAGAAATCAATCTATCTCCTGCTAGCTTCTACAACCAAGCCATTCATTAGCTCTATTTGCTAATGAATATAAACTTGAAACAGTATTTCACAAatcatccaaaaaatataaatagtaaaAGGTACCACACCATTACACGTGTTCGATGGCATCCCACGAAATAATGGTCAAAACAACAATCAGTTGTATGATAATATGACTGCCAAATACAACTATCTTATCATAATCTAAATAGAGACCGTAATAAAACAAGTATATATATTAAGCTAACCCTTTTAGAATAGGATCCCAAAATATAATACAGATCTTCTTGCCTTTGTCATGTTATCaatcaaaattacaaatgaCCCGTCTCGCTTTTCCAGCACAAGTTAATGAACCAATGAGTAAAAAATACTGTACTCTCTGGACTGAAGCAAGAATATCACTAAGTTGCTGAAGACTTGTTGCAATGAGCAAAGCAATAAGTGGCCTGAGGTCATTCAAAACTATTTCTCGTGTTTTTCAAAGAATCAATCACTCCGAACATTAAATCTTTGATCGTCTAAATTCAAACCATATCTCATAGTGATTGAATAGCAAACTATCATGTGTATGCTTCCCAAGAAACTCAAGCCCCAAACTCATAAGCCTCTTGGTGCATTCCTCTCCTCCCAACCTTGAACAGAACTTTATATTATGCGAGACAAAGATTCGTCCATCGTAAGGTTTCAATTTAGACGCTAATCTTTCCATTCCAATCCATACGAGTTTATCAGGCATGTGAAGAAATACAGCACTAGCGTAAATTAAATCGTACGTAACGCCGGAACCAAACTTACTGAAATCCATGTCTTCCCCCTTAACGATCAACGGTCGTTTATGTAAGAGGCCTTGAGCAGGAAGTTCATACCTAAATGCAGCCATCAGAGAGAGCTCGTCCCTTTCAAGACAGTGAAAGTGTTCTGGGTTTAAGTATCGAATGAAATGCGAGCCAACTCGAAGTGTGCCACAGCCTATCTCCAGTACCTGTGATTCTGGTCTGAGCTGAATGGCTTGAGCAAGAAACTCAAACACATCCCTTCCACCTGCCCATGGTTCGCCGTAGTTGCTATGGTGCTCTTCAACTAGAAGTTCGCCGGGGCATGGAAAGGCTGTGTGATTATTGGATTCAGGTCCCTCATAGTGTGATATGCCCTTAAATCTACATTTGGGGTGATCAAATTTAATCAGGAAATCCAACAGGGAAATCATAAATTCAtgatcaaacaaaataaaattagaaatttcAACCATTGCTTCAAAAGTATGATTTTGATTTGACTCCTAAAGTGGGGAGTTATATCtgttgataataaaataaatggttAAAATTTTAACTCCATAGAATTTACagatatacatatattttattacattCTCAACAGTTGAATTTTCAACTAACTGCAATCTTTCTTCAAACGTGCGTCCTGTCAATTTAGAGGAGCCAAATCTTTTATTTAGAATGAATCTTATGGAGAAGATACAGACAAGGACAGTGGACAAAAAGACTTCATAATGCAAGACCAGTAGTATAACATTCTGTAGTTAATTAGTTTTTTCATTAGGAAAAAAGTGTGCTTGAAGCTAAAAGAAAATTTGAGTATGAACTATGTTATGTATGGTTTTTTACTTGAAAACTTTTGTGCTTATTCACAACCAAACAGATCAGTAATGCAAGGATCAGAAAGAGATAAACCACAAATTAAAAACTGAGAAACATGCCAAATTTTAAAGGATTCACCGACAATGTTTAATACACATTTTCACAGAGAGAGTGACATAAAGCGAACAAACTAAATCTTGAAGCATAACATCATGTATCCAAGACTCAGAGagactaaaaaaagaaaagcataGAAATATCCACCACTCCAATTTCCACTTCACTCATTCTCTTTGCAACTCTCAATTTTGCTGACTCCTTCACAATTTCAGTGCCACCTTACTATCAgtgtattaatttattttcctaCATTGGTTAATATACAAAGTCCGAATTATAAGAACCAATTCTCACATCTCCCACTACGTACTCTCTCTATCAACAAAACAACTTCCAATTAGTGTTGTCAATAGGGGATTGCGGAAAatagcaatttgttcaaattttgctaCGCTACAGTGCTATAACATCACTATagccactatttgacaacacttcgTACTAAATAGAATATCCCGAAACCTAAGCAATTTGCTCAAATTTCACCATGCTATAACGCCATTATagccactatttgacaacactgctTCCAATGCAATCTAGAAATGGCAAGATTTTGAGATATTCTTATTCTAAAGAGTAAAGACTAATAAAACAAATGGGATTAAAATGTTGTATCACAAAACAGATACATACTTTtccaaacacacacacacaaatgCATAAAACAAATTAAGAAGGGTCTTACTGTCTAAGATCCTCAAGTTGTTGAGCCCTAGTGCGAGGGTTAATACCCTTACGGAGCACATTTTCTTGCATATGAATCCCATTTGCTTGTATTTGATCTTTCACCCACTCAACATCCTCCTTCCTTGTTGCTAACAAACCATTACTTTTACTAGACTTAGACGAATCAATATCAACGCTCCTAGCATCGTTGGCCAGTGTGGCTGAAGGTTGTGAAGGGCATGAGCAAGAAGAGAGAGAGGACAATAGAAAGAATAGAAAAACAGCAGCCACTGAAACAGTGAGAACCAGAACAGGTACTGTCATCACTACGCCCTTCGACATAGCCCGAGAAACTGAAATTGCCATCAATGATTCACTACACCTCTTAATATAACCCTGTGAAACTAGcagaaacaaccaaatcaacaCTAAGCAGACATATCATTGCCCTTGTAGACTTAAATAATCTTAATAATTACTGAACAATACTTACTGAACCACAAACAATGCtacaaaaatcctaattgatCGGCATCaaaattttccttttctttattcttttCTGAAAGAGCGTAATATCATCTATGTAAAACCGAAACTTCAAATTGAAGACGTATCTCACGTGTTAACACAACACCGAAACATGTAGTTACACATAATTTCTTCTAATTTTCAACGGCAAATGCCAACAACTTGTTAAACAacttaatatgaaaatataatctTGGAAGTGATGCATTCAACCccttaaaattttttaaattgatcttTTCCATAcaaaacttctttttttttttttttttcttttatgattcCTTAACAAGTGCCCATAGGGCACTAGTTAGCATAACCCTTTTTCAAATTACTAACGGTTTCAATCTATTAGAAAgtgaagtaaaaaaaatgacCCAGTTGGATAATCAAAGCAAGAaaatgaagtaaaaaaaaatgggaCGAAAAAACAAAACCTTAAACACGCTTACACAGTGAAAACCCCCAAAAATTGCAGGAACCTAGACAATATTCAATTCAACCTACAACTTGAGCACAAATCATGAAATAGGGGAGGAACAAAAATACTCTGAATAGATAAAAGACAGTAACTTGCATATTGTGTATTCAGAGAAAAATGGCACTAAAGCATTTCAATTAATcagacacacacacacaaaaaagcaATAGCATAAAAAATCATACCTATGAGCGTAGATCTAGCGAGAGTTGAAAGAGAAAGAATGTGAAGAATAATGGATGGAAAGGAAAGAGGAATTAAGAATCTCCGTCCGACAAGAGTCACCGGTAACAACGACAGTAATGAAGTGAGAGAAGCAAACTCATCATCATTGGAACAGCCTGTTCGTGATTGGAATTTGGAATAATGGAGAAGTAATCCTCCTAATTTTCTTCTTAATAAACTAATTAACCATCGAACaaactttttctttctttggttttttttttcattcttaatttatgtaattaatattttcttttttatctgctaattaatattttctttttttctgccaattaatattttcttcaaaatttctaataacaattaaagaattaaatatgactttttatttgattttcttataCGCGAATGTGTTACTAAATTATATTAGGCTAGCTTCTGATATAAAATAtgagactttttttttaatattcaattttttctcctatcaaaatattacatATCGAAAATATATTACAATAATTTTCTACTTTTTAAATTCTGATCGCAACTTAGGGAAGCGACGAACTGAacgcaattttttttaatgttaatagaAGGTTGCATTCTCAAGATGCGACCATGTActagtatgtatatatatatatatattattttattttattaatacagttaattattatctaatagattataaataattaaatatttaaaaaatcaaaatacattaataaataataataataataataataataattttaataatattattaattttaataataaaaaatattaataataataaaaagaaaattatattaataaaataaaataaaaatacattaaattgaaaggaaaaaaatacatcaattttgagtAGATGTGTCAACGGCATTTTAACAATGTTTCCTAGTATGATCAGAGACTCGACATAATTTGCACTTTCTTGGAACTATTTATGTAGTTTTCATTTATGTTCTAATGCGTTTGGTCTTTGGACGACCTTTCTTTACTCTCcgcattagtggattgtgacacaccttaacaccttcatattatggttgatcatagcatttgagcacatgtttctagctttttactttgatattttaaaagctttttatagcttagaataattttttaacttgtttctaaactttgggtcgaaattgaattataaatttattatttgcattttgaccctTGCTCGGtttgtaggtcataacttgaactctggatatcggattggcacaTGCGAgaaggcgttggaaagctaaaaatcatagctacaacttttgtggtGGAATAAAAGCCTAAtgccgaactttactgggcctaaattttatattttgtaatctggacttttgtaataattttaaatagcgggcCACTTATTTTTAAAGCCCaaaatcgagtactatatatttgGAGTTGTCTTTCCTTTCTGGAACATTGTAATTTTGGATTTAGATTGAGAAAAGataaaaacactttttatttaatttcaatttcatggaagactaatttcataagattaatccacgagttcagagtttcatcaacaccttgagatttaGGTTATACTGTTAATTTCGCTcttcatgattctatttctgtttatttgattatattgatattatgattgcttaaattgaatttcaataggatcgataaaattcatttgatagaatttggtttcagtttctaatataattgaataataattttgcgACGTTTGATCGTTAATAGTAATATAtcgatgattgtgatgcttaattcaGTCAcagaaaccgaattcacataaGGTTGATTActtttgtttgatcaattctatagtcaaataagaatagtgtaaaacccttaattttaattttgaatttttgaattttaatgtatttggtATTGAATTTATGAggctttttaactaattttattggtattttgtgagtttaatgccaaaaaatatatttttggagccccgattaaaattattcgtcgagtaataattttatttatttacaatgaatcttttgtcgaagaattttttttatgaaatgcgactttttcaaaaaaatacatctatcgattgaattgcggcgagagttgatatttttctgaaaaggtGGTTTGAGAGGTATTGTGATGCGATGGGTGAAATGacgattttaaaaaaatatctagatttttaattagatattgtttcattatatatatatatatatatatatatatatatatatatatgaagacACAAGAGGAAATAAAAACATTTCAGCCTCGCCTTCCtcatttcttcttcctcttctttttGTTCTCGAGAAaaagcttatatatatatatatgaagccACAAGAGGAAATAAAAACATTTCAGCCTCGCCTTCCtcatttcttcttcctcttctttttGTTCTCGAGAAAAAGCTTTGTGTTGGTAGGttacaaaaaactcaaacacaaaccttcatttctcttctagatctaagctccctttcaagaagtgacagaagggaaAATTGCTCTTTGCCACactgcggtgctagtgagctagttttcgaAGCGACAACACGAGCAAAAATTTTACTGTAATTAATCGCGCTGCCGTAATCGGTTgtatgggccatggtgatagtggtgaccggatgaccatgggatgatgccatgtgatttgttggttcatcttatccttacggggATTACCGCGTCGTGCTGATTTGTGAGAGATTacactctagaatgtgttgatctgtgagcgattgcactctagaaaacagtgtaaggcctgtgataggcgacactttagtaaatcgtcCGGGCATGTGAtgggtgacaccttggtaattagtacaaggcatgtgataggcagtacaattatgatttacgtcCCATCGAGGAAGGTTTCAGTTAGAATttcggaatcatgcattttgacatatacgcattgcattagggtgtttggcacacgagtcatgttgttatactgtgatgattgtatatacatactcaattgttgtttgtgattatgtcgtaattgctaagtgtgattgatttaatttgtattgtAAGTGTTAAATGATTCGAAACCATCTCAAaattgaaaatctgcatttttcgcagttgtattcgaatacgacagtgctatattcgaatacaacatcagatattttgccactgacttgcactcTATTCGGATACGAGATTTTGTATTCAGATACAAGTTGATTTTTGCCACTAACTTGCACTGTATTTATATTCGAgatttctgtattcgaatacgacaggatgatttttgccactgacttgcactgTATTCGGATGCGATAGGATAATTTTTTCCACTGGCTTGCATTGTATTCGGATACGAGATTTCTGTATTCGGATACGACAGAAtaatttttgccactgacttgcactgTATTCGGATACGACAAGATAATTTTTGCCACTAACTTGCACTTGTATTCAGATACGAgatttctgtattcgaatatgaCAATGcagttttgtcaaaaacttcattttttaactttgattatgcatgtttgccatatgaaaaccctttcaaggagtattctaagatgaaaggttattttgtgcatttaaaatataCATGTTAAGTGATATTTGTTTATTTCGGTTGGTGACTTTTTACAATTATTggggaaatctgggctttgccctcagatgagaaccaggatcgtcctaccgggtagtaccctggagatgggcACCTTGTTAGACATATACCTCGTATTGCCaactagacttttattttgatgggtccatgtatcactttttgatgtgacgtgagGGAGTTAAaatcttggggcagtgcttttttacaggtgtctgccgagaataccctaggggtgtgagctatgtctgataggtctcatagcccccgtgtatttttctatttaaatactttggatttttgtttcaaaaaatattttcgttgtttgtaaatattgttgacttatgttgctgtgttacgacttaaatatcttatccaaaagtatttctttttttgtttaggaatttgaatttgtttaaaaaaaaacgggttgttagaatttttggtatcagagcttttggTTATAGATAGTAGGTCAACCTGTTGGTtattggtggaggagtacaagaTTGTTGATGGGACCAGCTCACGAAGAGGTGAACTgagaatcattcaaaaggaagtttataggcaaatacttcccgatgagtaccaggactaaactgggtgatgattttctaaaacttcatcaggggaacatgacagTGGGTGAAAAtgccgctaagtttgaatcgttgtcaaggcatttcaggtttttccgtgaagagattgatgaacaaTTCATGTGTCAttgtttccaagacggactaaagtatgagattcaagactctgtctTACCATTGGGAATTCAAAGTTTCCAAGTTCTTgcggaaaaatgtagagaagttgaggatgtGAAAAATTCCCACTAGCTACAATTTTCAGAAGTtagggcacatggcaagggattgcaagGCTCTGAAGGTTGAACCAGTTGTGAACGTacctagggctactcgtcctattGCTAGAGGACGCGTTAATTGCGTGAGTGCTGAATCTGGAAATCCATctagcaatctgattcaacatgactgtgagattgcaggtaacactttaactgcactttttgattcggggggcaacccattccttcattgctatggattgctttaatcgtttgaagttatttGCGCATGTttttccttttgatttggttttttCTACGTCTACTAAGACTTTGatagtaaattctgcatgtttacattgtcaagtaactatccagaatagggatttcctgattaatttgatttgtttacctctacaataacTCTAGGTCATTCTCAGTATGGATTGGATGTtgtatcattatgtgatcttggattgtgctcgcaaACGAGTTctttttccccgaaccaggagttgttaagtatctaaTTGCTAACAATCTCGAAGTGTCACTAAGAGACGGAACTCGTGATTTTTTGTctttggctaatgtggaggcaaagataaatgtgaacatagaggatgtgatgcttgtcaatgagtactCGGACTTATTTCCAACAGAAATTCCAAGATTGCCACTGGTAAGAGAAGtgaaatttttcattgatttgcacccaggaaccgAACCAATTTCAATTGCTCcatatcgaatgtcgccattggaattaaatgagctcaagggccaaattgaagattggttggagaagaaatttatcaggccaagtgtatcaccatggggagctccgaTGTTtttagttaagaagaaggacgaaAGCTTGCACTTAtttgtggattata
It includes:
- the LOC101509187 gene encoding uncharacterized protein — translated: MAISVSRAMSKGVVMTVPVLVLTVSVAAVFLFFLLSSLSSCSCPSQPSATLANDARSVDIDSSKSSKSNGLLATRKEDVEWVKDQIQANGIHMQENVLRKGINPRTRAQQLEDLRQFKGISHYEGPESNNHTAFPCPGELLVEEHHSNYGEPWAGGRDVFEFLAQAIQLRPESQVLEIGCGTLRVGSHFIRYLNPEHFHCLERDELSLMAAFRYELPAQGLLHKRPLIVKGEDMDFSKFGSGVTYDLIYASAVFLHMPDKLVWIGMERLASKLKPYDGRIFVSHNIKFCSRLGGEECTKRLMSLGLEFLGKHTHDSLLFNHYEIWFEFRRSKI